The Candidatus Schekmanbacteria bacterium genome segment TTCTGTACCCCGTCAAGCCCTTCAAGGATGGGCATCGTAATAACCGTTTGCTGCGGTTTTCCCATCATTCTCTGCAAATTTCTACCTACTAAAAGATTAAATTTTTGGTCCGTTCCACCTATCTCAATATCAGCATCTATCGCAACCGAATCATATCCTTGAATGATTGGATAGAACAACTCATGAATCCCGATTGGCTTATTTTCAGAAAAGCGTTTGCTAAAATCGTCTCTTTCGAGCATCCGAGCAACGGTATGCTTAGATGCCAACTTGATAAAATCGGAAGGAGTCAATTTATTCATCCATGAGCTGTTATATACTATCGTTGTCCTTTCTCTATCCAAAATCTTGAATGCCTGCTCGCTGTATGTTTTTGCATTCTCTATAATTTCTTCGTCAGACAGGGGCTTCCTCATCTCATTTCTTCCTGAGGGGTCGCCTATACGGGCAGTAAAATCACCTATAATAAAAAAAATCTTATGCCCCAAATCTTGAAATGCTTTAAGTTTGTTCATCAGCACTGTATGTCCAAGATGAAGGTCTGCAGAGGTAGGGTCAAAACCTGCTTTTATGTTGAGCGGCTTCTTCGTTTCAATAGACTTTTTTAGCTTAGACTCAAGCTCAGCTAATTCAATTATTTCAACAGCTCCTTTTTTTATAATTTCAAGCTGAAGGCTTAAGTCACTGACAGGAATATCTTTTTTAGTCATTTGGTGAACTTTTTTAGAACTGAAAGAATATCTTTTCTTTTTGCAGTATCGCTGATAATTGCAGAGCCGATTTTATTTGTCAATATGAAACGCAATTTTCCAGCTTTCTTCTTCTTATCCCGCTCCATTGCTTCAATTAAATCTCTCGCATCAAAATCAAATATACCCTTCGCCAGACCTACTTTACGAATCAAATCTTCCTGCCTTTGAGCAGTCTCCTTATCGCATACTTTTAATTGAAGGGCAAGCCAAACAGCAAGTATCATTCCTGCCATTACGGTTTCTCCATGACTAAATCGTCTATAATTTCCTAATTTTTCAAAGCCATGACCAAAAGTATGCCCATAATTGAGAATTGCTCTCCTTCCGCCTTCTCTTTCATCTTCGGCAACAACCTTTCCCTTGAGATATGAAGAAGTTTTTACCATATGAAAGAGGCATTTTTCATCTCTTTGCATAATTTTTTCTAAATTTTTCTCAATATAAGAAAAAAAATCAGCATCGAGAATCGCCGCTGTCTTGATAACCTCTGCAAGTCCGTTTTTATATTCCTTTTCATTTAGAGTTTTCAAAAACTCACAATCTGAAATTACCGCCTTAGGTTGATAAAAAGCTCCTATAAGATTTTTCCCTGCGCTGTGATTCACTGCTACCTTTCCTCCAATGCTTGCATCAACCTGCGCTAACAGAGTAGTAGGAA includes the following:
- a CDS encoding tyrosine--tRNA ligase → MTKKDIPVSDLSLQLEIIKKGAVEIIELAELESKLKKSIETKKPLNIKAGFDPTSADLHLGHTVLMNKLKAFQDLGHKIFFIIGDFTARIGDPSGRNEMRKPLSDEEIIENAKTYSEQAFKILDRERTTIVYNSSWMNKLTPSDFIKLASKHTVARMLERDDFSKRFSENKPIGIHELFYPIIQGYDSVAIDADIEIGGTDQKFNLLVGRNLQRMMGKPQQTVITMPILEGLDGVQKMSKSLNNYVGITEPPKEMYGKIMSITDELMLRYYELLTDMRQSEIEELKLKINNGSLHPMEAKQHLAYMIVARFHSEKDAKFAEEEFVRQFRERKIPQAIDEIKVKCDDGDIWICRLLKEIKAVSSTSEARRKITEGAVRIEGNKINDVNLSLPAKGKVLIQVGKKRFYRADFEN
- a CDS encoding 3-dehydroquinate synthase, producing MAEIKVRLKERSYKIHIGLGIADKSGEIIESFTPHKILIITNPLVYKIAGKRVENSLKKKRLKFSTEIIPDGERYKTLATAKKLYDVMVREKIERDSLIIALGGGVIGDIAGFVAATYMRGIPFVQIPTTLLAQVDASIGGKVAVNHSAGKNLIGAFYQPKAVISDCEFLKTLNEKEYKNGLAEVIKTAAILDADFFSYIEKNLEKIMQRDEKCLFHMVKTSSYLKGKVVAEDEREGGRRAILNYGHTFGHGFEKLGNYRRFSHGETVMAGMILAVWLALQLKVCDKETAQRQEDLIRKVGLAKGIFDFDARDLIEAMERDKKKKAGKLRFILTNKIGSAIISDTAKRKDILSVLKKFTK